A window of the Longimicrobium sp. genome harbors these coding sequences:
- the rpsJ gene encoding 30S ribosomal protein S10, giving the protein MAGKIRIRLKGFDHAVIDQTTADIVRTAEKTGARISGPIPLPTRIQRWTVLRSPHVDKKSREQFELKTHKRVIDILDSRPQTVDALTKLDLPAGVDVEIKVD; this is encoded by the coding sequence ATGGCAGGCAAGATTCGCATCCGGCTGAAGGGCTTCGATCACGCGGTGATCGATCAGACCACGGCCGACATCGTCCGCACGGCGGAGAAGACGGGCGCCCGCATCAGCGGCCCCATCCCGCTCCCCACGCGGATCCAGCGGTGGACCGTCCTGCGGTCGCCGCACGTGGACAAGAAGAGCCGCGAGCAGTTCGAGCTGAAGACGCACAAGCGTGTCATCGACATCCTCGATTCTCGCCCGCAGACCGTCGACGCCCTCACCAAGCTGGACTTGCCGGCTGGTGTGGACGTCGAGATCAAGGTGGACTGA
- the rplC gene encoding 50S ribosomal protein L3 — translation MSGIIGRKLGMTQIFDESGAVVPVTVIEAGPCPVVQVRTDEKDGYAAVQLGFGAKKASRATGAEKGHASKAGLEAAPAVLKEFRFDQAPAVGESVTVDGFARGIRVKVTGVTKGRGFQGVVKRHGFGGGRASHGATRVHRAPGSIGAGTNPSRVIKGKRMPGHMGNAQQTVRNLLVAKIDAERNLLYVRGAVPGPINGVVYVTRQ, via the coding sequence ATGTCGGGAATCATCGGACGCAAGCTGGGGATGACCCAGATCTTCGACGAGTCCGGCGCCGTCGTGCCCGTGACCGTCATCGAGGCGGGGCCCTGCCCCGTCGTGCAGGTTCGCACCGACGAGAAGGACGGCTACGCGGCCGTTCAGCTCGGCTTCGGTGCCAAGAAGGCCTCGCGCGCCACCGGCGCCGAGAAGGGCCACGCCAGCAAGGCCGGCCTCGAGGCCGCCCCGGCGGTGCTCAAGGAGTTCCGCTTCGACCAGGCGCCGGCGGTGGGCGAAAGCGTCACCGTCGACGGCTTCGCCCGCGGCATCCGCGTCAAGGTGACGGGCGTCACCAAGGGCCGCGGCTTCCAGGGCGTCGTCAAGCGCCACGGCTTCGGCGGCGGACGCGCCTCGCACGGCGCTACCCGCGTGCACCGCGCCCCCGGCTCCATCGGCGCGGGCACCAACCCGTCCCGCGTGATCAAAGGCAAGCGCATGCCGGGCCACATGGGCAACGCGCAGCAGACCGTGCGCAACCTGCTGGTCGCCAAGATCGACGCCGAGCGCAACCTGCTGTACGTGCGTGGTGCCGTGCCGGGGCCGATCAACGGCGTCGTGTACGTCACCCGCCAGTAA
- the rplD gene encoding 50S ribosomal protein L4, giving the protein MATARFFNAAGEPGEAFQLPEELFDGIVNEAVLHAVIKAHLANKRQGNASTKTRADVSGGNRKPWRQKGTGRARQGTMRAPHWRGGGIVFGPHPRSYQQDVPRKVKALARRSAFNQRANNGEITVIERFGFDAPKTREAVSLLGRMGVADAKRVLVLTHGNSETVFRSFRNLQNVEVLPFAQASPYDVMKARQVIIEQGALEAARGAQEEVAHA; this is encoded by the coding sequence ATGGCAACTGCACGCTTTTTCAACGCCGCCGGCGAGCCGGGCGAGGCGTTCCAGCTCCCCGAGGAGCTTTTCGACGGCATCGTCAACGAGGCCGTCCTTCACGCGGTGATCAAGGCGCACCTGGCCAACAAGCGCCAGGGCAACGCCAGCACCAAGACGCGCGCCGACGTTTCGGGCGGCAACCGCAAGCCGTGGCGCCAGAAGGGCACCGGCCGGGCCCGCCAGGGCACCATGCGGGCGCCGCACTGGCGCGGCGGCGGCATCGTCTTCGGTCCGCACCCGCGTTCGTACCAGCAGGACGTGCCGCGCAAGGTCAAGGCGCTGGCCCGCCGCTCGGCGTTCAACCAGCGCGCCAACAACGGCGAGATCACGGTCATCGAGCGCTTCGGCTTCGACGCGCCCAAGACCCGCGAGGCGGTGTCGCTGCTGGGCCGCATGGGCGTCGCCGACGCCAAGCGCGTCCTGGTGCTCACGCACGGCAACAGCGAAACGGTGTTCCGCTCGTTCCGCAACCTGCAGAACGTCGAGGTGCTTCCCTTCGCGCAGGCGTCGCCGTACGACGTGATGAAGGCGCGCCAGGTGATCATCGAGCAGGGAGCTCTCGAGGCGGCGCGCGGCGCCCAGGAGGAAGTGGCACATGCGTAA